Proteins from one Penicillium digitatum chromosome 2, complete sequence genomic window:
- a CDS encoding Armadillo-like helical, with the protein MSSTTLRAVTHRLITTPVEQLPSIASFLATSLNDCAELLSTPQTQKSGKSDSDNAVQIHKLKTRLASLLQDRSVEGRWTAVVLVKATVEAGQWEILRGYEPIVRSLISILAKPDPISTRKMCIVTLTRIFHLTYQYPTLVREITTPQLPGFITAALNLVSTITKTPSGSVRKPKPNTPFMEIVLHALLELIPRHTTIFRPFGAQLRTLLAEVIGSSSPAYFPDQVIDAAEQLLVCLHKCAPKDQAGSGWKDDCKATILSIHRTTDHVFRAVVEQWESVDASLVHTRPNYSQEIGDGGPDGLGLPGWNGLHSGVDRLIALLQILSGFISMPSAAAVALPMGSILDLTSRLTSVTIPPNGAVSSQSGIQFNQEISRDEREGLWMELPRIHIACMDLLSNVVGILATSATSVTQTILEQAVWTFKGEQFNRDLRSAVYALLRSLVLVNGPAMTKQSVVSLTNVLRSCCNDLLPSTGDRISTGNPGSDSKSKSKGGQGTANADAFLNPDLQKSRQVQADSPPLDIQHNASAFLQAVFVSIPAELVPPSIRAEMDRSIILTSDKDAMLASVLNPVPAVKGRGAGSSIIPFLTRPYADQMEVEALVRPRMPVLMTAPELDAYVDEDEEAEDEDMADDSYNAAPKTAEFLKQPVPVPLQVPKSDHSKAATPVPTFHKRTYTEELTAEEPTPQKQDVQTKKARFDEIIPTISSQQPFSQPASAITKTEAPKLSTQLSTASTAMTLQAQDEAVDDSDDELPTLNMDSDTDEEDDDVTMEG; encoded by the exons ATGTCCTCCACTACTTTGCGCGCCGTCACGCATCGCCTGATAACCACTCCAGTCGAGCAATTACCCTCGATAGCTTCGTTCCTTGCGACTTCATTGAACGATTGCGCAGAGCTGCTCTCTACCCCTCAAACTCAGAAATCTGGCAAATCAGATTCCGATAATGCTGTTCAGATCCATAAATTGAAGACTAGACTGGCGAGTCTGTTGCAGGACCGCAGTGTTGAGGGAAGATGGACCGCCGTTGTTCTAGTGAAAGCTACAGTCGAAGCTGGTCAATGGGAAATCCTGCGCGGCTATGAGCCTATTGTTCGCAGCTTGATAAGCATCCTCGCG AAACCCGATCCAATCTCCACGAGAAAGATGTGTATCGTCACACTAACTCGTATTTTCCACCTCACATACCAATATCCAACACTTGTCCGTGAGATCACAACTCCGCAACTTCCGGGATTCATTACCGCCGCCTTGAACTTGGTCTCTACCATCACGAAGACTCCGTCGGGCTCAGTCCGAAAACCGAAGCCCAACACTCCGTTCATGGAAATAGTCCTTCACGCCTTGCTGGAATTGATCCCAAGACATACCACCATCTTCCGTCCATTCGGTGCCCAGCTCCGAACTCTTCTCGCCGAAGTAATTGGTTCTTCTTCGCCTGCTTATTTCCCGGATCAAGTGATCGACGCAGCTGAGCAGCTGCTTGTCTGTCTCCACAAGTGCGCACCCAAGGATCAGGCGGGTTCTGGATGGAAAGATGATTGCAAAGCGACGATTTTGTCTATCCACCGAACCACAGACCACGTTTTCCGAGCGGTCGTAGAGCAATGGGAGTCTGTCGATGCGTCTCTGGTGCATACACGGCCAAACTACAGCCAAGAAATTGGGGACGGCGGCCCGGATGGTCTTGGTCTTCCAGGTTGGAATGGACTGCACTCGGGCGTGGATAGGTTGATTGCACTTCTGCAGATTCTCTCTGGTTTCATCTCGATGCCATCCGCAGCTGCAGTTGCGCTTCCGATGGGCTCGATCCTCGATTTAACCTCCCGACTTACCTCTGTCACCATTCCGCCCAATGGCGCCGTATCGTCTCAATCTGGAATTCAGTTCAACCAGGAAATTAGTCGTGACGAGCGAGAGGGACTTTGGATGGAGCTGCCTCGCATTCACATTGCATGCATGGACTTGCTTTCCAATGTTGTCGGTATCTTGGCGACCAGCGCAACCTCGGTAACGCAGACTATTCTAGAGCAGGCTGTGTGGACTTTTAAGGGCGAACAATTTAATAGAGACTTACGTTCGGCAGTCTATGCTTTGCTTCGTtctctggtgttggtgaaTGGACCTGCGATGACGAAACAGAGCGTGGTGTCTTTGACTAATGTCTTGCGCTCTTGCTGCAATGATCTATTGCCATCAACTGGAGATAGAATCTCCACCGGAAATCCGGGCTCTGACTCTAAGTCAAAATCAAAGGGTGGACAAGGGACAGCCAATGCGGACGCGTTTTTGAACCCTGATCTTCAGAAATCCCGCCAGGTACAAGCAGACTCTCCGCCTTTGGACATTCAACACAATGCATCTGCATTTTTGCAGGCAGTGTTCGTTTCCATCCCCGCTGAGCTTGTACCGCCCTCCATCAGGGCTGAGATGGACCGCTCCATCATTTTGACATCCGACAAGGACGCGATGCTTGCTAGCGTACTCAACCCCGTCCCGGCAGTCAAGGGTCGTGGAGCAGGCTCGAGCATCATTCCATTCTTGACTAGGCCGTATGCTGATCAGATGGAGGTGGAGGCCCTTGTTCGCCCCAGGATGCCTGTCCTGATGACCGCGCCCGAGCTTGACGCCTAtgttgatgaagacgaagaagcagaagacGAGGACATGGCCGATGATTCATACAACGCCGCCCCAAAGACTGCCGAATTCCTGAAGCAACCTGTGCCAGTGCCCCTGCAAGTACCGAAGTCAGACCATTCGAAGGCCGCAACTCCTGTCCCTACTTTCCATAAGCGGACCTACACCGAGGAACTCACGGCTGAGGAGCCAACACCGCAAAAGCAAGATGTTCAAACCAAAAAGGCGCGATTCGACGAAATTATCCCTACCATCTCGAGCCAACAGCCTTTCTCGCAGCCAGCTTCCGCAATTACCAAGACCGAGGCCCCAAAGCTTTCGACTCAGCTGTCCACTGCATCCACTGCCATGACCCTTCAGGCTCAAGATGAGGCTGTTGATGACAGCGATGATGAATTGCCCACTTTGAACATGGATTCGGATActgatgaagaggatgacgatGTCACAATGGAAGGATAG